The following proteins are co-located in the Streptomyces bottropensis ATCC 25435 genome:
- a CDS encoding SpoIIE family protein phosphatase translates to MDRHVVGGPGAAPGPDTVGEVPTARATVDEQGTVTGWSAGAERLLGYTPAQILGRRAVALLAEEPAPSTLPPFSGMSRWHGTLVLRHRDGCRVEVRVLAHHRTSYCGTRDWFLVSALTGTRPRPGDDPLALRGFLDSPCCSTSVHDTDLRFRRSNLASEGALGLGDDHLRGLRMTEAVDDPAVGEVERLMRRALETGEPQYLENHARAPNESREHAWSVHCYRLEDDDGRVLGVATTGHDTTEQYWARTRLQLIAEAGRRIGSTLDVTRTAQELADVAVPDLADFVSVDLLASFDDLHEPPAQAPAAGRALALRRIAHQSVLPGSPEAVVAPGEVDEYPDNSPPVESLRSGSAVLYRVTEPAIADWVAEDPVRTSRIRDFGFHSAMTVPLSARGTTLGVVVFARHRHPDSFQDDDLVLAEELAARAAVSIDNALRYTRERGTAVTLQRSLLPRSLPEQDAVEVASRYLPAGARAGVGGDWFDVIPLSGARVALVVGDVVGHGIHASATMGRLRTAVRTLADIDLPPDELLTHLDDLVARLATEAEAGEELAAEEGEAAGDVTAGVVGATCLYAVYDPVSRRCTLARAGHPLPVVVRPDGAAELLDIPAGPPLGLGGLPFESLETELPEGGLLALYTDGLIRSRRGDDDGDGSGSGAGSDSAERGDIDDGVTRLRQALAAPDASLDALCDRVLDTVLPRRPTDDVALLLARPRALDPERVATWEVSPNPSAVADARKNALCQLERWGLNDAAFVTELVVSELVTNAIRHAQPPVRLRLIHDRSLICEVSDASSTAPHMRRARSYDEGGRGLLLVAQLTRRWGTRPTPTGKTIWTEQALD, encoded by the coding sequence ATGGATCGGCATGTCGTCGGCGGACCGGGAGCGGCCCCGGGCCCGGACACGGTGGGTGAGGTACCCACCGCGCGAGCCACCGTCGACGAACAGGGCACCGTGACCGGCTGGAGCGCCGGCGCCGAGCGGCTGCTCGGGTACACGCCGGCGCAGATCCTGGGCCGGCGGGCCGTCGCCCTGCTCGCCGAGGAGCCCGCGCCGAGCACCCTCCCGCCCTTCTCCGGCATGTCGAGATGGCACGGCACGCTCGTCCTGCGTCACCGGGACGGCTGCCGCGTGGAGGTCAGGGTCCTGGCGCACCACCGCACGTCGTACTGCGGGACCCGCGACTGGTTCCTGGTCTCCGCCCTCACGGGCACCCGGCCCCGCCCCGGTGACGACCCGCTCGCGCTCCGCGGGTTCCTCGACTCCCCGTGCTGCTCGACCTCCGTGCACGACACGGACCTGCGCTTCCGCCGGTCCAACCTGGCCTCGGAAGGTGCCCTCGGGCTGGGCGACGACCACCTGCGCGGGCTGCGGATGACGGAGGCGGTGGACGACCCCGCCGTCGGGGAGGTCGAGCGGCTGATGCGGCGGGCCCTGGAGACCGGCGAGCCGCAGTACCTGGAGAACCACGCGCGCGCCCCCAACGAGAGCCGCGAGCACGCCTGGTCGGTCCACTGCTACCGGCTGGAGGACGACGACGGCCGGGTCCTCGGCGTGGCCACCACCGGGCACGACACGACGGAGCAGTACTGGGCCCGCACCCGCCTCCAGCTGATCGCCGAGGCCGGCCGGCGCATCGGCAGCACCCTGGACGTGACGCGGACGGCACAGGAGCTGGCGGACGTCGCGGTCCCGGACCTCGCCGACTTCGTCAGCGTCGACCTGCTGGCGTCCTTCGACGACCTGCACGAACCGCCCGCGCAGGCCCCGGCGGCGGGCCGTGCGCTCGCGCTGCGGCGCATCGCCCACCAGTCCGTGTTGCCCGGGAGCCCGGAGGCGGTCGTCGCGCCGGGCGAGGTCGACGAGTACCCGGACAACTCGCCGCCGGTGGAGAGTCTGCGCTCGGGAAGCGCGGTGCTGTACCGGGTGACCGAGCCCGCGATCGCCGACTGGGTGGCCGAGGACCCGGTGCGGACGTCCCGTATCCGCGATTTCGGGTTCCACTCGGCGATGACCGTGCCCCTGTCGGCCCGCGGCACCACCCTGGGCGTCGTCGTCTTCGCCCGTCACCGGCACCCCGACTCCTTCCAGGACGACGACCTCGTCCTGGCCGAGGAACTGGCGGCCCGCGCGGCGGTCAGCATCGACAACGCCCTGCGCTACACCCGCGAGCGCGGAACGGCCGTCACGCTGCAGCGCAGCCTGCTGCCCCGGAGCCTGCCCGAGCAGGACGCGGTCGAGGTCGCCTCGCGCTATCTGCCGGCCGGCGCCCGCGCCGGGGTGGGCGGCGACTGGTTCGACGTGATCCCGCTGTCGGGGGCCAGGGTGGCGCTGGTCGTCGGCGACGTCGTGGGCCACGGCATCCACGCCTCGGCGACCATGGGCCGGCTGCGCACCGCCGTCCGCACCCTCGCCGACATCGACCTGCCCCCCGACGAACTGCTCACGCACCTCGACGACCTCGTGGCCCGGCTGGCCACCGAGGCGGAGGCCGGCGAGGAACTGGCCGCCGAGGAAGGGGAGGCGGCAGGGGACGTGACCGCGGGCGTCGTCGGGGCGACGTGCCTGTACGCCGTGTACGACCCCGTCTCGCGCCGGTGCACGCTCGCCCGGGCGGGGCATCCGCTGCCGGTCGTGGTGCGCCCGGACGGCGCCGCCGAACTGCTCGACATTCCGGCGGGGCCCCCGCTGGGCCTGGGCGGACTGCCCTTCGAGTCGCTGGAGACGGAACTGCCGGAGGGCGGCCTGCTCGCCCTCTACACCGACGGGCTGATCCGGTCCCGCCGAGGTGACGACGACGGCGACGGTTCCGGCAGCGGTGCCGGCTCCGACAGCGCGGAGCGAGGCGACATCGACGACGGCGTCACCCGCCTGCGTCAGGCCCTCGCCGCCCCCGACGCCTCCCTGGACGCCCTGTGCGACCGGGTCCTGGACACCGTGCTGCCGCGACGGCCGACCGACGACGTGGCCCTGCTGCTCGCCCGGCCCCGCGCACTCGACCCCGAACGGGTCGCCACCTGGGAGGTGTCCCCGAACCCGTCCGCCGTCGCGGACGCCCGCAAGAACGCCCTGTGCCAACTGGAGAGGTGGGGACTCAACGACGCGGCCTTCGTCACCGAGCTGGTCGTCAGCGAACTGGTCACCAACGCCATCCGGCACGCCCAGCCGCCCGTGCGGCTGCGCCTGATCCACGACCGGAGCCTCATCTGCGAGGTCTCGGACGCCAGCAGCACGGCCCCCCACATGCGCCGCGCCCGCAGCTACGACGAAGGGGGCCGAGGCCTGCTCCTGGTCGCCCAGCTGACCCGGCGCTGGGGCACCCGCCCCACCCCCACGGGCAAGACGATCTGGACGGAACAGGCCCTCGATTGA
- a CDS encoding DUF2637 domain-containing protein: MCALTMLYWSVSYSYGQLRGIALLVVAEHLARWWPLTVYGPWLLAGLSILRASVQQRTARKSWAVMLICSGTAVALCIGQTTSSVLAMVIVGIPPITALVCFRELVGQFSSGHGPRHAAEALNGPKQGRP, encoded by the coding sequence GTGTGCGCACTGACAATGCTTTATTGGTCCGTCTCCTATTCGTACGGTCAGCTTCGCGGCATCGCCCTGCTGGTCGTGGCGGAGCATCTGGCGCGATGGTGGCCCCTGACCGTGTACGGGCCGTGGCTCCTGGCGGGTCTGTCCATCCTGCGGGCGTCCGTGCAGCAGCGGACCGCCCGGAAGTCCTGGGCCGTGATGCTCATCTGCTCCGGCACGGCGGTGGCGCTGTGCATCGGCCAGACGACGAGTTCCGTGCTGGCCATGGTGATCGTCGGGATCCCGCCGATCACCGCCCTCGTCTGTTTCCGTGAACTCGTCGGCCAGTTCTCATCCGGACACGGCCCCCGGCACGCCGCCGAGGCCCTGAACGGACCCAAGCAGGGCAGGCCGTAG
- a CDS encoding serine hydrolase domain-containing protein — MRSTPSRRLLAAAVLVASVLVPMAVTPAATVHAAATGRHDTSGRHDTSGRLDNDDRHDSRDHGERDRHDSRDHGERDRHDKGDCPSGGLGRSLTARLDRAVADVRREAGIPGVVVGLWMPGQGCYVRATGVADTATGRPMTADQYVRIGSETKTFTVTALLELVDDRRIRLDSPISRYVRGVPNGDRITLRHLAEMRSGLFPYSADPDFVRALLSDPSRSFTPRELLAYGFRHQNTFAPGEQFQYSNTNLILLGLVIEKVGGRPLAEFIHERVLRPARLRHTLFPEGREFPEPHARGYTDQTLSGEVEDATDRNPSWAWAAGAMISDLHDLRRWARIVATGTLLSPQTQRERLRMLPTGFPGTSYGLGIFETGGWIGHNGSIPGYQTVTVHLPTRKATLVLLLNTDITHDGQEPSSLLARAVTEIVTPDNVYDRPAPPR; from the coding sequence ATGCGAAGTACCCCCTCCCGCCGACTGCTCGCCGCCGCCGTGCTGGTGGCGTCCGTGCTGGTCCCGATGGCGGTGACGCCGGCCGCGACCGTCCACGCCGCGGCCACCGGCCGCCACGACACCAGCGGACGCCACGACACCAGCGGACGCCTCGACAACGACGACCGCCACGACAGCCGCGACCACGGTGAGCGCGACCGCCACGACAGCCGCGACCACGGTGAGCGCGACCGCCACGACAAGGGCGACTGCCCGTCGGGCGGTCTCGGTCGCTCGCTGACCGCCCGGCTGGACCGGGCCGTCGCGGACGTCCGCCGTGAGGCCGGCATCCCCGGCGTCGTCGTCGGGCTGTGGATGCCGGGGCAGGGGTGTTACGTCCGCGCGACCGGCGTCGCCGACACCGCCACCGGCAGGCCGATGACCGCCGACCAGTACGTGCGGATCGGCAGTGAGACCAAGACCTTCACGGTCACCGCCCTGCTCGAACTCGTCGACGACCGCCGGATCCGGCTCGACAGCCCCATCTCCCGCTATGTGCGCGGTGTGCCGAACGGCGACAGGATCACGCTGCGCCATCTCGCGGAGATGCGCAGCGGACTGTTCCCGTACAGCGCCGACCCGGACTTCGTGCGGGCTCTGCTGAGCGACCCGAGCCGCTCGTTCACCCCGCGCGAGTTGCTCGCGTACGGCTTCCGGCACCAGAACACCTTTGCGCCGGGTGAGCAGTTCCAGTACTCCAACACCAACCTCATCCTGCTCGGTCTGGTGATCGAGAAGGTCGGCGGGCGGCCGCTGGCCGAGTTCATCCACGAGCGGGTGCTGCGCCCGGCCCGGCTGCGGCACACGCTGTTCCCCGAGGGCCGCGAGTTCCCCGAGCCGCACGCGCGCGGCTACACCGACCAGACGCTGAGCGGTGAGGTCGAGGACGCCACGGACCGGAACCCCAGCTGGGCCTGGGCGGCCGGGGCGATGATCTCGGACCTGCACGACCTGCGTCGCTGGGCCCGGATCGTCGCCACCGGGACGCTGCTCAGCCCGCAGACCCAGCGGGAGCGGCTCAGGATGCTGCCGACCGGCTTCCCCGGCACCAGCTACGGCCTCGGCATCTTCGAGACCGGCGGCTGGATCGGGCACAACGGCTCCATCCCGGGCTACCAGACCGTCACCGTCCACCTGCCGACGCGCAAGGCCACCCTGGTGCTGCTGCTGAACACCGACATCACCCACGACGGACAGGAGCCGTCCTCACTGCTGGCCCGCGCGGTCACGGAGATCGTCACCCCGGACAACGTCTACGACCGCCCCGCGCCCCCGCGCTGA
- a CDS encoding YihY/virulence factor BrkB family protein yields MMRTLRRHDRHDNRPDVEQGVGPDEQVERRAPDSPTDLSGRSWRSVLKGTLKEFKKDELTDRAAALTYYGILALFPALLALVSLLGIAGESATRQVLDNIQKLAPGAARDVLTNAVQQMQSNAGLGSIMAIVGLVLAVWSASGYVAAFIRSANAVYDVPEGRPVWKVLPVRVGVTVVLMVMAVISALIVVFTGGLAREVGTALGVGDTALTVWSIAKWPVLILLVTIMIAVLYWATPNAKIRGFRWITPGSFLALLIWMAASAGFAFYVANFGSYNKTYGALAGVIIFLVWLWITNLAILLGLEFDAELARRRAVEGGHPPHEEPYVQPRDTRKWDEDDRRRLGS; encoded by the coding sequence ATGATGCGGACGTTGAGACGACACGATCGACATGACAACCGGCCTGACGTCGAACAGGGCGTCGGGCCGGACGAGCAGGTGGAGCGGCGGGCCCCCGACAGCCCCACGGACCTGTCCGGCCGCTCCTGGCGGTCGGTGCTGAAAGGCACGCTGAAGGAGTTCAAGAAGGACGAGCTGACCGACCGGGCGGCGGCCCTGACCTACTACGGCATCCTGGCCCTGTTCCCGGCGCTGCTGGCTCTCGTGTCCCTGCTGGGGATCGCCGGGGAGTCGGCGACGCGGCAGGTGCTGGACAACATCCAGAAGCTGGCCCCCGGCGCCGCCCGGGACGTGCTGACCAACGCCGTCCAGCAGATGCAGAGCAATGCCGGACTCGGCTCGATCATGGCGATCGTCGGTCTGGTGCTCGCGGTGTGGTCGGCCTCCGGCTATGTCGCGGCGTTCATCAGGAGCGCGAACGCGGTGTACGACGTCCCCGAGGGGCGCCCGGTGTGGAAGGTGCTGCCGGTCCGGGTCGGTGTGACGGTCGTGCTGATGGTCATGGCCGTGATCAGCGCGCTGATCGTGGTGTTCACCGGTGGCCTCGCGCGCGAGGTGGGCACCGCGCTCGGGGTCGGCGACACGGCGCTCACCGTGTGGTCGATCGCGAAGTGGCCGGTGCTGATCCTGCTGGTCACGATCATGATCGCGGTCCTCTACTGGGCCACCCCGAACGCCAAGATCCGCGGCTTCCGCTGGATCACCCCGGGCAGTTTCCTCGCCCTGCTGATCTGGATGGCGGCCTCCGCCGGGTTCGCCTTCTACGTGGCGAACTTCGGGTCCTACAACAAGACGTACGGCGCCCTCGCGGGTGTGATCATCTTCCTGGTCTGGCTGTGGATCACCAACCTGGCGATCCTGCTGGGCCTGGAGTTCGACGCGGAGCTGGCCCGGCGGCGGGCCGTCGAGGGCGGTCATCCCCCGCACGAGGAGCCGTACGTCCAGCCGCGTGACACGCGGAAGTGGGACGAGGACGACCGGCGCCGCCTCGGATCCTGA
- a CDS encoding DUF4235 domain-containing protein, producing the protein MKVSKVAYKPVGLALGAVSGALAGGVFKQVWKKLGHDEDAPDATDEGRAWREVVSAAVLQGAIFAGVKAVVDRGGAVATRRLTGTWPG; encoded by the coding sequence ATGAAGGTTTCCAAGGTTGCCTACAAGCCCGTCGGTCTCGCGCTGGGCGCCGTCAGCGGTGCCCTGGCCGGCGGGGTGTTCAAGCAGGTGTGGAAGAAGCTCGGGCACGACGAGGACGCCCCCGACGCCACCGACGAGGGCCGCGCCTGGCGCGAGGTCGTGTCGGCGGCCGTCCTGCAGGGCGCGATCTTCGCCGGCGTCAAGGCCGTGGTGGACCGCGGCGGCGCGGTCGCGACCCGGCGGCTGACCGGCACCTGGCCCGGCTGA
- a CDS encoding right-handed parallel beta-helix repeat-containing protein — protein MTKWHIAFVASIVAVIGAGLGAAPSAVADQHRTHVVFPGESIQEAVDAAAAGDTVLVASGTYRESVRVSTHGITLRGMGRGTVVVPAAAKAAGGCADGNGICVIGTKDRKVEDVTLAALTVTGFTGSGVFAQDTDGLTVRHVTAEKNGVWGIAQERSVRGVFRKNTARDNGDAGLFLANTVKAEQGATDSGATLVAHNRLEGNRIGLTVRRLRNLTVADNHLTGNCVGVFVVGDENMPRAGALTVRDNLIERNNKSCPKTARLDALQGTGIVLTGAEDTLVTRNRVTENVGASPLSGGIVVWKSFVGTTSERNRITDNVLEGNSPADIVNTDTAGKGNTFTGNTCGASRPAGLC, from the coding sequence ATGACGAAATGGCATATTGCCTTTGTGGCGAGCATCGTGGCGGTCATCGGGGCGGGGCTCGGGGCCGCCCCGTCGGCCGTCGCCGACCAGCACCGGACCCATGTGGTCTTCCCCGGCGAGTCGATCCAGGAGGCGGTGGACGCCGCCGCGGCGGGTGACACCGTCCTCGTGGCCTCCGGCACGTACCGCGAGAGCGTCAGGGTGAGCACCCACGGGATCACCCTGCGCGGCATGGGCCGCGGCACCGTCGTCGTCCCGGCCGCGGCGAAGGCCGCCGGCGGCTGCGCCGACGGCAACGGCATCTGTGTGATCGGGACCAAGGACCGCAAGGTCGAGGACGTGACCCTCGCCGCCCTGACCGTGACCGGCTTCACCGGGTCCGGGGTGTTCGCCCAGGACACCGACGGGCTGACCGTGCGGCACGTGACCGCCGAGAAGAACGGCGTGTGGGGCATCGCCCAGGAGCGTTCGGTACGCGGGGTGTTCCGGAAGAACACCGCCCGGGACAACGGCGACGCGGGCCTGTTCCTCGCGAACACCGTCAAGGCCGAGCAGGGCGCCACGGACAGCGGCGCGACCCTCGTCGCGCACAACCGGCTGGAGGGCAACCGGATCGGCCTCACCGTCCGGCGCCTGCGCAACCTCACGGTCGCGGACAACCACCTCACCGGCAACTGCGTGGGCGTCTTCGTCGTGGGCGACGAGAACATGCCGAGGGCCGGCGCGCTCACCGTGCGCGACAACCTCATCGAGCGGAACAACAAGTCCTGCCCGAAGACCGCGCGGCTGGACGCGCTGCAGGGCACCGGCATCGTGCTGACCGGCGCCGAGGACACCCTGGTGACCCGCAACCGCGTCACGGAGAACGTCGGCGCCTCCCCGCTGTCGGGCGGCATCGTCGTCTGGAAGAGCTTCGTGGGCACCACCAGCGAGCGGAACCGGATCACCGACAACGTGCTGGAGGGCAACTCCCCGGCGGACATCGTCAACACCGACACCGCCGGCAAGGGCAACACCTTCACGGGCAACACCTGCGGGGCGTCCCGGCCCGCGGGACTGTGCTGA
- a CDS encoding methyltransferase, with amino-acid sequence MTTAQTRQTTTTPISPAKAPHTAQDAPAPPPPMRFRELVFGAACAAALRAAARLGVADVLGDTPSSAEDLAAAVKAEPKPLRRLLRALSCYGVFTERPDGTFAHTDMSRLLREDDPHSLRAIALWCTEPWTWDAWPKLDEAVRSGHNVVEELYGKEFFVYLNEDAPESADVFNRAMTTSSVQSARDVAEFLDLSGSSSVADIGGGQGHVVASLLEKYPALHGTLLDLPRVVENADPRLRPGGALAERTRVVPGDCREAVPVRADVYVIKNILEWDDDSTVRLLRNVIGAGGPGTRVVVIENLVDDSPSMRFSTAMDLLLLLNVGGAKHTTESMSRRLTDAGLVIDDVRPVNAYLHAFDCHVPG; translated from the coding sequence ATGACGACCGCTCAGACCAGACAGACCACCACCACGCCCATCTCACCGGCCAAGGCCCCGCACACCGCGCAGGACGCCCCAGCGCCCCCGCCCCCCATGCGGTTCAGGGAACTGGTGTTCGGCGCCGCCTGTGCCGCGGCCCTGCGCGCCGCCGCCCGGCTGGGGGTCGCCGACGTCCTCGGCGACACCCCGTCGTCCGCGGAGGACCTCGCGGCCGCGGTGAAGGCCGAACCGAAGCCGCTGCGACGGCTGTTGCGGGCCCTGTCCTGCTACGGCGTCTTCACCGAACGGCCGGACGGGACGTTCGCCCACACCGACATGTCCCGGCTGCTGCGCGAGGACGACCCGCACAGCCTGCGCGCCATCGCCCTGTGGTGCACCGAGCCGTGGACCTGGGACGCCTGGCCGAAACTGGACGAGGCGGTGCGCTCCGGCCACAACGTCGTCGAGGAGCTGTACGGCAAGGAGTTCTTCGTCTACCTCAACGAGGACGCCCCCGAGTCGGCCGACGTCTTCAACCGCGCCATGACGACCTCCAGCGTGCAGTCCGCGCGGGACGTCGCCGAGTTCCTCGACCTGTCGGGGAGTTCGTCCGTCGCCGACATCGGCGGGGGACAGGGGCACGTGGTGGCGAGCCTGCTGGAGAAGTACCCGGCGCTGCACGGCACCCTGCTCGACCTGCCGCGCGTGGTGGAGAACGCCGATCCCCGGCTGCGACCGGGCGGCGCGCTCGCGGAGCGGACGCGCGTCGTCCCCGGCGACTGCCGCGAGGCCGTCCCGGTCCGGGCCGACGTCTACGTCATCAAGAACATCCTGGAGTGGGACGACGACAGCACGGTCCGGCTGCTGCGCAACGTCATCGGGGCGGGCGGCCCCGGCACACGCGTCGTGGTCATCGAGAACCTCGTCGACGACTCGCCCTCGATGCGGTTCAGCACCGCCATGGACCTGCTGCTGCTCCTCAACGTCGGCGGGGCCAAGCACACCACCGAGAGCATGTCCCGCAGGCTGACGGACGCGGGGCTGGTGATCGACGACGTGCGCCCGGTCAACGCGTATCTGCACGCCTTCGACTGCCACGTGCCCGGATGA
- a CDS encoding TcmI family type II polyketide cyclase has translation MHQSLIVARMAPGSAPDIAKIFEESDRGELPHLIGVSRRSLFQFDDVYIHLVESERDPTPVITEMAGHPEFRAISERLSSYVTAYDPATWRSPKDAMANRFYRWERDSRS, from the coding sequence ATGCACCAGTCCCTGATCGTCGCCCGGATGGCCCCGGGGTCGGCCCCGGACATCGCCAAGATCTTCGAGGAGTCCGACCGGGGTGAGCTGCCGCACCTCATCGGGGTCTCCCGGCGCAGCCTCTTCCAGTTCGACGACGTGTACATCCACCTCGTCGAGTCCGAGCGGGACCCCACACCCGTCATCACCGAGATGGCCGGACACCCCGAGTTCCGGGCCATCAGCGAACGGCTGTCGTCGTACGTCACCGCCTACGACCCGGCCACCTGGCGTTCGCCGAAGGACGCGATGGCGAACCGCTTCTACCGGTGGGAGCGGGACAGCCGCTCCTGA
- a CDS encoding SRPBCC family protein: MTGHTQNEITIAAPVDLVWDMTNDVANWPRLFSEYATAEILSEEGNRVTFRLTMHPDENGKVWSWVSERETDRETLSVEARRVETGPFAYMNILWEYEKVPTGTRMTWTQDFAMKPDAPVDDDWMTDNINRNSKVQMALIRDRIEKAAAEQGAAPGLTD, from the coding sequence ATGACCGGACACACGCAGAACGAGATCACCATCGCCGCTCCGGTCGACCTGGTCTGGGACATGACCAACGACGTCGCGAACTGGCCCCGGCTGTTCAGCGAGTACGCCACCGCCGAGATCCTCTCCGAGGAGGGGAACCGGGTGACGTTCCGGCTGACCATGCACCCGGACGAGAACGGCAAGGTCTGGAGCTGGGTCTCGGAGCGGGAGACGGACCGCGAGACGCTCAGCGTGGAGGCCCGCCGCGTCGAGACCGGGCCCTTCGCCTACATGAACATCCTGTGGGAGTACGAGAAGGTCCCCACCGGCACCCGGATGACGTGGACGCAGGACTTCGCGATGAAGCCCGACGCGCCGGTCGACGACGACTGGATGACGGACAACATCAACCGCAACTCCAAGGTCCAGATGGCCCTGATCCGGGACCGCATCGAGAAGGCCGCCGCCGAGCAGGGCGCCGCGCCGGGACTGACCGACTGA
- a CDS encoding acyl carrier protein: MSDRITVEELSELMKKAAGVTVTPEELQRRMESGFDVIGIDSLGLLGIVGELENRYGTPMPPDAEKSRSPKQFLDQVNTALMAGA; the protein is encoded by the coding sequence ATGAGTGACCGCATCACCGTGGAAGAGCTGTCCGAGCTGATGAAGAAGGCCGCCGGGGTCACCGTCACCCCGGAGGAGCTCCAGCGTCGTATGGAGTCCGGCTTCGACGTCATCGGCATCGACTCGCTCGGTCTGCTCGGCATCGTGGGCGAGCTGGAGAACCGCTACGGCACGCCGATGCCGCCGGACGCGGAGAAGAGCCGCAGCCCCAAGCAGTTCCTCGACCAGGTCAACACCGCGCTGATGGCGGGTGCCTGA
- a CDS encoding beta-ketoacyl synthase N-terminal-like domain-containing protein, with the protein MSERRPRRAAVTGIGVVAPNGTSTETFWKSTREGISVLDRVTREGCEHLPLRVAGEVRNFDPPSAVEERYLVQTDRFTHFAMAAADQALDDARLDRPETDAAPFSVGVVTAAGSGGGEFGQRELQQLWSKGSRFVGPYQSIAWFYAASTGQISIRRGFKGPCGVIASDEAGGLDAVAHAARAVRRGTDVMVAGATEAPLAPYSVVCQLGYEELSTVDDPARAYRPFTAAACGFVPAEGGAMLVVEAEDTARERGAPVRALLAGHAATFTGASRWEESRAGLAEAVRVALEEAGCAPEEIDVVFADALGVPAADRAEALAITDALGAHGTRVPVTAPKTAIGRGNGAAAVLDIAAAVLAMEHRVIPPTPNVFDVCHDLDLVTGTARAAEPRTALVLSRGLMGSNAALVLRLGPGGAS; encoded by the coding sequence ATGAGCGAACGGCGTCCTCGGCGCGCGGCCGTCACCGGAATCGGCGTGGTCGCGCCCAACGGAACGAGCACCGAGACGTTCTGGAAGTCCACCAGGGAGGGCATCAGCGTCCTGGACCGGGTCACCCGCGAGGGCTGCGAGCATCTGCCGCTGCGGGTGGCGGGCGAGGTCCGCAACTTCGATCCGCCGTCGGCGGTCGAGGAGCGCTACCTCGTCCAGACCGACCGCTTCACGCACTTCGCGATGGCCGCAGCCGACCAGGCGCTCGACGACGCCCGCCTGGACCGGCCCGAGACCGACGCCGCGCCGTTCTCGGTGGGCGTGGTCACCGCGGCCGGCTCCGGCGGCGGCGAGTTCGGGCAGCGGGAACTGCAGCAGCTGTGGTCCAAGGGCAGCCGCTTCGTGGGCCCGTACCAGTCCATCGCCTGGTTCTACGCGGCGAGCACCGGCCAGATCTCCATCCGCCGCGGCTTCAAGGGCCCCTGCGGGGTCATCGCCTCCGACGAGGCCGGCGGGCTGGACGCCGTGGCGCACGCGGCACGGGCCGTGCGGCGCGGCACGGACGTGATGGTGGCCGGCGCGACCGAGGCGCCGCTCGCCCCCTACTCGGTGGTCTGCCAGCTCGGCTACGAGGAGCTGAGCACCGTCGACGACCCGGCCCGCGCCTACCGCCCGTTCACCGCCGCGGCCTGCGGGTTCGTCCCCGCCGAGGGCGGCGCGATGCTCGTCGTGGAGGCCGAGGACACGGCCCGGGAACGGGGCGCGCCCGTGCGGGCCCTCCTCGCGGGCCACGCGGCCACCTTCACCGGCGCCTCCCGCTGGGAGGAGTCCCGGGCGGGCCTCGCCGAGGCCGTCCGGGTCGCCCTGGAGGAGGCCGGCTGCGCCCCGGAGGAGATCGACGTGGTCTTCGCCGACGCCCTCGGCGTACCGGCGGCGGACCGTGCGGAGGCGCTGGCGATCACGGACGCCCTCGGCGCGCACGGCACCCGCGTCCCCGTCACGGCGCCGAAGACCGCCATCGGCCGGGGCAACGGCGCGGCGGCCGTGCTGGACATCGCGGCGGCCGTGCTCGCGATGGAGCACCGCGTGATCCCGCCCACCCCCAACGTCTTCGACGTCTGCCACGACCTCGACCTCGTCACCGGCACCGCCCGCGCCGCCGAGCCGCGCACGGCCCTGGTCCTCAGCCGGGGCCTCATGGGGTCGAACGCGGCGCTGGTGCTGCGGCTCGGCCCCGGCGGCGCCTCCTGA